The Streptomyces sp. NBC_00569 genomic sequence CCCGACGTAACGCCGTGGTCGCGGCCGGCGTGGGCTCCACGCTGCCGGTCTTCACCGCCCGCGCCGGCGGCGGCATCATCGAGGACGTCGACGGCAACCGCCTGATCGACTTCGGTTCCGGCATCGCCGTGACCTCGGTCGGCGCCTCCGCCGAGGCCGTCGTGCGCCGCGCCTCCGCCCAGCTGCAGGACTTCACCCACACCTGTTTCATGGTCACGCCGTACGAGGGCTACGTGGCCGTCGCCGAGGCGCTGGCCGAGCTCACGCCGGGTGACCACGCCAAGAAGTCCGCGCTGTTCAACTCGGGCGCCGAGGCCGTCGAGAACGCCGTCAAGATCGCCCGTGCGTACACCAAGCGTCAGGCCGTCGTCGTCTTCGACCACGGCTACCACGGCCGTACGAACCTGACGATGGCGCTGACCAGCAAGAACATGCCGTACAAGAACGGCTTCGGACCGTTCGCGCCCGAGGTCTACCGCGTGCCGGTGGCCTACGGCTACCGCTGGCTGACCGGCGCCGAGAACGCGGGCGCCGAGGCCTCCGCCCAGGCGATCGACCAGATCACCAAGCAGATCGGCGCCGACAACGTCGCCGCGATCATCATCGAGCCGGTCCTCGGCGAGGGCGGCTTCATCGAGCCGGCGAAGGGCTTCCTGCCCGCGATCCGCCAGTTCGCCGCGGACAACGGCATCGTCTTCGTCGCCGACGAGATCCAGTCCGGCTTCTGCCGCACCGGCCAGTGGTTCGCGTGCGAGGACGAGGGCATCGTCCCCGACCTGATCACGACCGCCAAGGGCATCGCGGGCGGTCTGCCGCTCGCCGCCGTGACGGGCCGCGCCGAGATCATGGACGCCGCGCACGCGGGCGGCCTCGGCGGCACCTACGGCGGCAACCCGGTGGCCTGCGCCGGTGCGCTCGGCGCCATCGAGACCATGAAGGAGCTCGACCTCAACGCCAAGGCGAAGAACATCGAGGCCATCATGAAGGCCCGCCTCGCCACCATGGCCGAGAAGTTCGACATCATCGGCGACATCCGTGGCCGTGGCGCGATGATCGCCATCGAGCTCGTCAAGGACAAGGGCACCAAGGAGCCGCACCCGGCGGCCGCCGCCGCGCTCGCCAAGGCCTGCCACGCCGAGGGCCTGCTGGTCCTCACCTGTGGCACCTACGGCAACGTGCTGCGCTTCCTTCCCCCGCTCGTCATCGGTGACGACCTGCTCAACGAGGGCCTGGACATCATCGAGACCGCGTTCGCGGGCGTCTGAGCCGCTCCGGCGACTTCGGGCAACGGTCAGGGCGTGTGAAGAACGTGTGCGGGGCCGATGACGGGTTGCCGTTCCGGCTGTCGGACACCCACGCCCTGCCGTACGGTTTCTGCAGATGAGAGAAACACCCCGCCCACAGGGGACTGTGGGCGAAACCGGGACGGAGCCTCCCCAGCCCCGCCCTGGTCGTGCCCTCGCGCACACACCCGGAGCTTCGGGCTCCGGAACTCCTCACCGATCGGATGGCCGCCCGCCCCAAACCCCCCGGGGCGTGCGGCAAACCGGTCAGATCGGCCGCCTCGGAACTACCCCCCCTGTTCCGGGGCGGCCGGCCATTTTCCGCTGGGCCGCCGTTCTGAGCGCCCTGCTCTTCCTCTTCCTCACCTGGCAGATCGCCGCCGGCGGTGCGCTGCGCCGCGCGGACGAACGCCTCGGTGACGCGATCGGATCCAGCCGCCTGCCGAAGCGGGCCGCCGAGCTCCTCGCCGACCTCGGCAGCATCACCGTCGCCCTCCCGGTCCTCGCCGCCGTCCTCGGCTACGCCGCCTGGCGCGCCCGCCGCGACGGTGTGCCCCGCTGGTGGACGCGCCCCGTCACCGCCGCGCTCACGATGGCCGCGGTCCCGCTCCTGGTCGTCCCGATCAAGGAGACCGTCGCCCGGACGGGCCCGGCCGTGATGGGCCCCGGCACCGGCTTCTACCCGTCGGGACACGCGACGACGGCCGCGGTCGCGTACGGCGCCTGTCTGCTCCTCCTGCTGCCGTACGTGCGCGGCGCCTACGTGCGCCGGGAACTCGTCATCGGCTGCACCGTCCTGAACGCGGCCGTGGGTTTCGGTCTCGTGCGGCGGGGCTACCACTGGCCGCTGGACGTCGTCGGCGGCTGGTGCCTCTCGGTGGTGCTGCTGTACGTGATGTGCGCGGTGTGGGCGGGCCGGGCGCCGCGCGGCTGACCCGGCCGGCCCATCGGGGCTACTCGCGCGTGCCGTCCCGCGCGAGCTGCGCCGCCGCCTCGTGCATCGCCAGTTCCAGAACGGTCGGGTCGGTGAGGGTGCCCGAGCCGTCGGGCGGGATCAGCCAGCGGACGGCTCCGGCGGCGCGGCCCGGGTGGGGATGCGGCACGACGATCCAGGTGCCGCGGCCGGCGCCCCGCACCCCTGTGCCGAGCCAGCGGCCGGCCGTGCCGGAGGGCACGAAGAAGCCCATGCGCGCGTCACCGAAGTCGGCGAGCACGGGGCCCGGCCGGTCCATGACGCGCGTGAGCACGTCGAGCGTCGGGTACCCCAGCTCCCCGGGGAGGATCAGTACGTCCCAGAGCCTGCCCGCGGGAAGGAGCGCGACCCCGAGGGGGTTGCGCTCCCATTCCCAGCGGCAGGCGTCCGGATCAGGCGCCACGGACGCCAGCCACTCGACCGCCGACTTCGCCCCCGAGCCAGTCATGGCGGGACCTCCTCTTCCTGGTACGCAACTGCCGAAAGCTGTGCGTGTCACCAGGGAGAGGAGGCTGGGGCGCGAGCATTACGCGGGTTCTGCCCACGAGTTGTCGCGGATCCGGGTCAGCTGTCGAAGCCGAGGCCCGCCTTGTCCATCGCCTTCAGCCACAGGTTGCGCCGGCCGCCGTTGTCGTCGGCGCGCGCCAGGGACCACTTGGTGAGCGCGATCCCGGTGTAGGCGAACGGCTCGGGCGGGAAGGGCAGCGGCTTCGTGCGGACCATCTCCAGTTCCGTACGTTCCGTGCGCTCGCCGGAGAGCAGGTCGAGCATCACGTCCGCGCCGAAGCGGGTCGCGCCCACACCGAGGCCGGTGTACCCGGCTGCGTACGCGACGCGGCCCTTGTGGGCCGTACCGAAGAACGCGGAGAAGCGGGAGCACGTGTCGATGGCGCCGCCCCACGCGTGGCTGAAGCGCACCCCTTCCAACTGCGGGAAGCAGGTGAAGAACTGGCCGGCGAGCTTCGCGTACGTCTCGGGCCTGTGGTCGTACTCGGCGCGCACCCGGCCGCCGTACGGATAGATCGCGTCGTAGCCGCCCCACAGGATCCGGTTGTCTGCGGACAGCCGGAAGTAGTGGAACTGGTTGGCCGAGTCGCCGAGGCCCTGGCGGTTCTTCCAGCCGACGGAGGCCAGCTGGTCGTCGGTCAGGGGCTCGGTCATCAGCGCGTAGTCGTAGACCGGGACGGTGTACGAGCGCACGCGCTTGACCAGGGACGGGAAGACGTTCGTGCCGAGCGCGACGTGCTGGGCGAAGACGCGCCCGTAGGGGGTGCGGACCGCGGTCCCGGCGCCGGACGAGGAGAGTTCGAGCGCGGGGGTGTGCTCGTGGATGCGCACGCCGAGGTCGAGGCAGGCCTGCTTGAGGCCCCAGGCGAGCTTGGCGGGGTGCAGCATCGCGACACCGCGCCGGTCGTACAGGGCGCCGAGGAAGGTGGGCGAGTCGACCTGTTCACGGGTCGCGTCGGCGTCGAGCAGCTCGGTGCCGCCGGCGAGCCCGGCCTCGGTCAGTTCCCGGTGGAACTCCTGGAGTTCGGTGACCTGGTGCGGCTCGGTGGCCACGTCCAGTTCGCCGGTGCGCTCGAAGTCGCAGTCGATGGAGTAGCGGGCGACCGCGTCCTCGATCGCGTCGAGGTTGCGGTTGCCGAGCTCCTCCAGCTTCCCGATCTCGCCGGGCCAGCGGGCCAGCCCGTTCGCGACGCCGTGCGTGAGGGAGGCGGCGCAGAAGCCTCCGTTGCGGCCGGACGCCGCCCAGCCCACCTCCTGCCCCTCGAGCAGGACCACATCGCGCCCGGGGTCGCGCTCCTTGGCGAGGAGCGCGGTCCACAGGCCGCTGTAGCCGCCGCCGACGACCAGCAGGTCGCAGCGTTCGTCACCGGTGAGCGCCGGCCGGGCCCCGGGCCTGCCGGGGTCGTCCAGCCAGTAGGACAGCGGCTTGGCGTCCGCCAGTGACCTGATCCAGTCGGTACCACGGTTCATGGCACGTGCGGCCATGATTTCAACTCCCTCAAACTGCCTTGTTCTTACGCTTGCCGACCAGCATCGCGGCAAGGACGAGCAGCACGGCGACGATGAACATCGCCGTACCGATGACATTGATCTGAACGGGCGTACCGCGCTGCGCCGATCCCCAGACGAACATGGGGAAGGTCACGGTCGAGCCCGCGTTGAAGTTGGTGATGATGAAGTCGTCGAAGGAGAGCGCGAAGGCGAGCAGCGCTCCCGCGGCGATGCCCGGCGCGGCGATCGGCAGGGTGACCCGTACGAAGGTCTGGACGGGACCGGCGTAGAGGTCCTGGGCGGCCTGTTCGAGGCGCGGGTCCATCGACATGACGCGCGCCTTGACGGCCGTCACGACGAAGCTGAGGCAGAACATGATGTGGGCGATGAGGATCGTCCAGAAGCCGAGCTGCGCGCCCATGTTGAGGAAGAGCGTGAGCAGCGAGGCGGCCATGACGACCTCGGGCATCGCCATCGGCAGGAAGATCAGCGAGTTCACGGCGCCGCGGGCGCGGAAGCGGTAGCGGACCAGGGCGAAGGCGATCATCGTGCCGAGGACGGTGGCGCCGATGGTCGCCCACAGGGCGATCTGGAGGCTCAGCGACAGTGAGCCGCACATGTCGGCGACGCCGCAGGGGTTCGTCCACGCGTCGAGCGAGAACTCCTGCCATTCGTAGTTGAAGCGCCCCTTCGGCTTGTTGAAGGAGAACACCGTCACGATGACGTTGGGCAGGAGCAGATAGCCGAGGGTGACCAGACCCGCGATGACGACGAGATTGCGGCGCAGCCAGCGTACGAAGGGCATCAGACCAAGTCCTCCGTTCCGGACCGGCGTATATAGACGGTGACCATGATCAGGATCGCGGCCATCAGGATGAAGGAGAGCGCCGCCGCCGTCGGGTAGTCCAGGATGCGCAGGAACTGCGTCTGGATGACGTTGCCGACCATGCGGGTGTCGGTGGAGCCGAGCAGGTCCGCGTTGACGTAGTCACCGGCGGCGGGGATGAAGGTGAGCAGCGTGCCGGAGACGACGCCCGGCATGGAGAGCGGGAACGTCACCTTGCGGAACGTGGTGGCGGGCGTGGCGTACAGGTCGCCCGCGGCCTCGTGCAGCCGGCCGTCGATGCGCTCCAGCGAGGTGTAGAGCGGCAGGATCATGAACGGCAGGAAGTTGTACGTGAGTCCGCAGATCACGGCGAGCGGGGTCGCGAGGACGCGGTTCCCGTCCGTCATGCCGATCCAGCTCGTGACGTCCAGGATGTGCAGGCTGTTGAGCGTGCTGACGACCGGGCCGCTGTCGGACAGGATCGTCTTCCAGGCCAGCGTGCGGATCAGGAAGCTGGTGAAGAACGGCGCGATGACGAGGATGAGGACGACGTTGCGCCAGCGTCCCGCGCGAAAGGCGATGAGGTAGGCCAGCGGGTAGCCGAGCGCCAGGCACAGGATCGTGGCGGCGCCCGCGTACAGCACCGAGCGCAGGAACTGCGGCCAGTAGTCGCCGAGCGCGTCCCAGTAGGTCGCGAAGTGCCAGGTGACCTTGAAGCCGTCCTCCAGGGAGCCCGTCTGGATCGACGTGGACGCCTGGTAGACCATCGGCAGGGCGAAGAAGACGACCAGCCACAGGAGGCCGGGCAGCAGCAGCCAGTACGGGACGAGGCGGCCGCGCTTGCGCGGCGGGCGCGCGGTCTTGGCGGCCGGCGGTGCCGGCGGCGCCGCGGGGGTGTCGGTGACGGTCGTCATGCGGCGGCGTCCTCCTCGACCTTCGCGGCGCCCGCCTCGATGTCCTGGGCGGCGTCGAGGCCGAAGGTGTGCGCGGGGTTCCAGTGCAGGACGACCTCGGCGCCGGGGGCGAGCCGGCTGTCGCGCTCGATGTTCTGGGAGTAGACCTCGAAGGAGTCGCACAGCGGGCTGTCGATGACGTACTGCGTGGAGACGCCGATGAAGCTGCTGTCGGCGACGCGGCCGGTGATGCGGTTGCGGCCGTCGGGTATGGAACCCGCGTCGTCGGCGTGGGTGAGGGAGATCTTCTCGGGGCGCACGCCGACGAGGACCTTCCCGCCGGTGGTGGCGGCGGCCGTACAGCGGGCGGCGGGCAGGACGAGCTTGCCGTCGCCGGCCTTCAGGGTGAGGTCCTCGCCGCTGCGGCCGGCCACCTCGGCCTCGATGAAGTTCGACGTGCCGAGGAAGTTGGCGACGAACGTGGAACCCGGGTTCTCGTACAGGTCGGCCGGGGCGCCCAGCTGTTCGACGCGGCCCGCGTTCATCACGGCGACGGTGTCGGCCATGGTCATGGCCTCCTCCTGGTCGTGCGTGACATGGACGAACGTGATGCCCACCTCGGTCTGGATGCGCTTGAGTTCGAGCTGCATCTGGCGGCGCAGCTTGAGGTCGAGGGCGCCCAGCGGCTCGTCGAGGAGCAGCACCTTGGGGTGGTTGATCAGGGCGCGCGCCACGGCGACGCGCTGCTGCTGGCCACCGGAGAGCTGGTGCGGCTTCTTGCGGGCCTGCTCGCCGAGCTGGACCAGGTCGAGCATCTCCCCGACCTGCTTCTTCACGGACTTGATGCCGCGTCGGCGCAGGCCGAAGGCGACGTTCTCGAAGATGTCGAGGTGCGGGAACAGCGCGTACGACTGGAAGACGGTGTTCACCGGGCGCTTGTAGGGGGGCAGCGCGGTGACGTCCTGGTCGCCGAGCATGACCGTGCCGGAGCTGGGCTCCTCGAGCCCCGCGATCATCCGCAGGGTCGTGGTCTTGCCGCAGCCCGAGGCGCCGAGGAGGGCGAAGAAGGAGCCCTGCGGCACGGTCAGGTCCAGCGGCTTGACGGCGGTGAAGGAGCCGTAGGTCTTGCTGATCCCGGCAAGGCGGACGTCGCCGCCGTTTTCTGTCGTCATGGTGCAGTCCAAGGAGTCGAGGGGGCAGGGGGCTCGGTGCTGCGGGTCTCACGCGCCGGTGAGCTGGGCGAACTTCTCTTCGAACGCCTTCTCTTCCTTGGAGGTGAGAGAGCGGAAACCGTGCGCCTTGGCGCTCATGGTCTTGTCGGGAACGATCAGAGGGTCGTTCGCGATCTTCTTGTCGATCTTGGCGAGTTCGGGCTTCACGCCGTCGACGGGGGTGACGTAATTGATCCAGGCGGCCAGCTCGGCGGCGACCGGAGGCTCGTAGTAGTAGTCGATGAGCCTTTCGGCGTTCGTCTTGTGACGGGCCTTGTTGGGGATCAGCATGTTGTCCGTCCCGTACATGAAACCGCTGTCGGGGATGTGGAACTTGATGTCGGGGTTGTCGACCTGGAGCTGCACGATGTCGCCCGACCAGGCGAGACAGGCCGCGAGGTCGCCCTTGCTCAGGTCGGAGATGTAGTCGTTGCCGGTGAAGCGGCGGACCTGGTTGCTGTCGACGGCCTTCTGCATCCGGGCTATGGCCGCGTCGAAGTCGTCGGACGTGAAGGTGCCCGGGTCCTTGCCCATGTCGAGCAGCGTCATTCCGACGGTGTCCCGCATCTCGGAGAGCAGGCCGACCTTGCCCTTCAGCTTGGGGTCGTCGAACAGCTGCGAGACCGAGGTGACCTCCCTGCCGTTCGTGGCCTTGGTGTTGTACGCGACGACCACGGCGATGCCCTGCCACGGGTACGAGTAGGCGCGGCCCGGGTCCCAGTCGGGGTTGCGGAACTGGGAGGACAGGTTCGCGTACGCGTGGGGCAGGTTGGCCGGGTCGAGCTTCTGGACCCAGCCGAAGCGGATCAGCCGGGCGGCCAGCCAGTCGGTGAGGACGATGATGTCCCGGCCGGTGTCCTGGCCCGCCGCGAGCTGCGGCTTGATCTTGCCGAAGAACTCGACGTTGTCGTTGATGTCCTCGGTGTACTTGACCTGTATCCCGGTGCGCTTGGTGAACGCGTCCAGGGAGGGCCGGTGCTTCTCGTCGTCGCTGAGGTCGATGTACTCGGTCCAGTTGGAGAAGTTGACCACCTTCTCCTTGGCCGAGTGGTCCTCGGACGAGACACCGCCCTGGCTCTTGCTCGCCGCGGGGATGCCGCAGGCGCTCAGCGACCCGATCCCGCCGACGGCGAGCGCGCCGCCCGCGGAGGCGCGCAGCAGGGAACGGCGGGTCATGGCCGCCCTGCCGTTGCGGAAACTGCGCCGCATGGCGGCGAGTTGTACCGGGGACAGGCTGTCGGACTCGTACTGCTCCATGCGCTTGGATGCCCTTTCGGGAGGGTCCCTTGCGGGAGGGTGTGCGGCCGCCCCGAAGGGCGGCCCGATGACTATCGGTCCCCGAAGATCGTGCGGTGCCAGTCCTTCCGGGCGACCGCGGTGTTGTCGAACATGACGTGCTTGATCTGCGTGTACTCCTCGAAGGAGTAGGCAGACATGTCCTTGCCGAAGCCGGACGCCTTGTAGCCACCGTGCGGCATCTCGCTGAGGATCGGGATGTGGTCGTTGACCCAGACGCAGCCCGCCTTGATGTCGCGGGTGGCGCGGTTCGCCCGGAACACGTCCCTGGTCCAGGCCGAGGCGGCCAGGCCGTAGGGGGTGTCGTTGGCGAGGCGGATGCCCTCGTCGTCGCTGTCGAAGGGCAGCACGACGAGCACCGGACCGAAGATCTCGGCCTGGACGATCTCACTGTCCTGGGCGGCGTCCGCGACGAGGGTCGGCCGGTAGTACGCCCCCTGCTCGAGGTCGCCCTGGGGGATGACGCCGCCGGCGACCACGCGCGCGTAGGAGCGGGCCCGGTCGACGAATCCGGCGACGCGGTCGCGCTGGGCGTGCGAGATCAGCGGGCCGAGGTCGGTGTCCGGGGCGAACGGGTCGCCGACCCGGATGCCCTCCATGAGGTCGGCCACGCCCTGCACGAAGGCGTCGTAGAGGGGGCGCTGCACGTACGCGCGCGTGGCGGCGGTGCAGTCCTGGCCCGTGTTGATGAGGGCGCCCGCGACCGCGCCGTGCACGGCGGCCTCCAGGTCGGCGTCGTCGAACACGACGAACGGCGCCTTGCCGCCGAGCTCCAGATGCAGCCGCTTCACGGTGGAGGTGGCGATCTCGGCGACGCGCTTGCCGACGCCCGTCGACCCGGTGAAGGAGGTCATGGCGACGTCGGGGTGTCCGACGAGGTGCTCGCCGGCGTCCCTGCCCGCGCCCGTGACGATGTTGACGACACCGTCGGGGATGCCCGCCTCGGTCGCGGCCTGCGCGAACAGGAGGGAGGTGAGCGGGGTCAGCTCGGCGGGCTTGAGCACGATGGTGTTGCCCGCCGCGATCGCCGGAAGGACCTTCCAGGCGGCCATCTGGAGCGGGTAGTTCCAGGGAGCGATGGACCCGACGACACCGATGGCTTCGCGCCGCACGTACGAGGTGTGGTCGCCGCTGTACTCGCCGGCGGACTGGCCCTGGAGGTGCCGGGCGGCGCCCGCGAAGAACGCGGTGTTGTCGACGGTCCCGGGGACGTCGAACTCGCGGCTCAGCTTGAGGGGCTTGCCGCACTGCAGGGACTCGGCCTGCGCGAGGTCCTCGGCGTGCTCGGCCAGGACGCCCGCGAAGCGGTGCATCGCGTCGGAACGCTCGCCCGGCGTGGCGCCGGCCCAGCCGGGGAAGGCCTCGCGGGCCGCGGCCACGGCGGCGTCGACGTCCTCGGTGCCGGCCAGTTCGTACGTGTAGACGTCCTGGCCCGTGGCCGGGTCGACGACTGCGTGGGTGCGGCCGGATGTGCCCTTGGTGAGACGGCCCGCGATGTACTGGGCGCCCTCGGCGAACCGGTCCTGGGCCTGGAAGCGGGTGCTGTTGCCAGGGTTGTGCATTATCGCTCTCCTCCGCCGGAAGCCCCGTCCCGCGGGGCCGGCGTAGCTCCAGCTCGATTTGAGTGCCGATCCTGACAGAGGCGATGTACTGCAACAAGTGATTCCGTTGTTGCCTTTTGGTTACGCGACGGAATCTGTCGACCAGGTGTCGAGTCCCCCTGAAGAACCAAGGACGGAGTGTCCGTGGTGCGTGCCAGACTCGCGTGCATGGGGAAGATCGACAGGCTTGAGGGGAACGCGCCCATCCACGATCGGGACTCGCTGGTCAGGGCGGTGGAAGCGGGTGTACGGGTCAAGTACCTGCACTTCTGGGGGCACACGCCGCGGGCGGACGGCACGGTCGGGGCGAGCTGCCTCAGTCAGTGGTGGGTCGCGCCGTTCACGGTGGACGGGGTCGAGTACGCGACGGCCGAGCACCGGATGATGGCCGCGAAGGCCCGGCTGTTCGGGGACGCGGAGGCCGAGCGCCGAGCCGTCGGGGCGGCCCATCCCTCACAGGCCAAGAAGGCGGGGCGCCTCGTGCGCGGCTTCGACGAGGACGTCTGGGCGCGCGAGCGGTTCGGGATCGTCGTCGAGGGCAGCGTGCACAAGTTCGCGGCGCACGCGGATCTGCGGGAGTTCCTGCTCGGGACGGGCGAGCGTGTTCTGGTCGAGGCCAGCCCGCTCGACCGCGTGTGGGGCATCGGACTCGCGGCCGACGCGGAGGCCGCCGGCGACCCGAGGCGATGGCGTGGGCCCAATCTGCTCGGGTTCGCGCTGATGGCGGCGCGCGAGCGGCTGGCGGACCGGGCCTGACGGCCCGGCCCCCGTCACCGATGTTCTGCTTGCCGGTGTTCTGCCTACCGGTGTCCTGCGCCTCGATGTCTTACGTGCCGGTGTCCTGCCGGCACGTAACCTGCGGGTCTCCGGCCTACCGGGCGGCGGAGTAGCCGCCGTCGTCGCTGCTGTCGCTCGACGAGTTGCTGTCGGCGATGACGAAGAACATCAGGACCAGCGCGAGCACCAGTCCGCCGATGCCGCAGATCAGTCCGGCCAGTGCCTGGCCCCGGTTCGTGGCCTCGCCCCGGGTCGCCTTCGCACGGCCGATGGCGCCGAAGATGATGGCGAGGATCCCGACCACGATCGCGATCGGCCACAGAATGAATCCCACGGCCGAGATGATCCCGAGCGTCAGGGCGGCGACGCCCATACCGTTCGCGGGACGCGGCTGCATCCCGGGCCAGCCGTAGCCGGGACCACCGTAGGGCATCGGGGCCGGGCCGGTCGCCGCGTGGTGTCCGTAGCCGTAAGGGGCGGCCGGGTAGCCGTAGTGCATCTGCCCGGGCCCGTCGGGCGAGACGGGCGGCGGGGGCACGGGTTCTCCGGGCGGCGCGAAGGGGTTGGCGCTCGGTGCCCAGGGGGCACCGGCCTGCGGCGCCGGGTAACCGGGAGGCATCGCGTAGGGGGCACCCGGCGGCTGGGCGTGTGCGTACGGGTGCGGGTGCTGCGGCTGTTGTGACCAGGGGCCGGGGGCCGGCGCGGCGCCCGGGGAGGGCGGGGCGAACGGGTTGTACGGCTCGCCGGGCGGAGTGGGCGAGGACGGGGACGACGGCGCGGCGAAGGCGTCCACCTGCGTCTCGGCGTGCGACGGCGGCCTGAACGGGTCCACCGGCGTCTCCCCCTGCGACGGCGGGGCGAACGGATGCGCGGGCGCCTGAGCAGCCGGCCCGGCGGCGTTCTGCGGCACCGCGTCCCGCGGGCCCGGGTCCGCCTGGGCGGCCGGGGCCGCCCACGGGTCCGGGTCCCGTTTCCCCAGGGACACCCTGCTCGCGGGCGGGTCCCCCGCACCCCGGTCCCCCGGCCCTGTCCCCGTCCCCGTCCCCCGCTCCGGCGAAGTGACCGGACCGTCGGCGCCCTCGGCGCCCTCTCTGCCCTCTGTGTCCTCGGACATCGCTCGCTCGTCCCCTTCTTCTCCCACCCAGACGTCCCGTCATGCTACGGCCGCCGCCGGGGCGTGGCCGGGGCACGCCTACGATGACTGCGACCCACCGATCAGCCGATCAACCAAGTTCCTGGGGAGGAATCCGTGACCGATCTGCATGCCTTTATCGCCGGACTGCCAAAGGCAGAGCTGCATGTGCACCACGTCGGCTCGGCGTCCCCCCGGATCGTCTCCACGCTCGCGGCCCGCCACCCGGACTCCAAGGTCCCCACGGACCCCGAGGCGCTGGCCGACTACTTCACGTTCACGGACTTCGCGCACTTCATCGACGTATACCTCTCGGTCGTCGACCTCGTGCGCACTCCGGAGGACGTCCGCCTCCTCACGTTCGAGGTCGCACGGGACCTGGCCCGGCAGAACGTGCGCTACGCCGAGCTGACCATCACCCCGTACTCCTCCGTCCGCCGCGGCATCGACGAGTACGCCTTCATGGAGGCGATCGAGGACGCCCGCAAGGCGGCCGAGGCCGAGTTCGGCACCGTGCTGCGCTGGTGCTTCGACATCCCCGGCGAGGCCGGGCTCGAGTCCGCCGAGGAGACCGTGCGGCTCGCGACCACCGACACGATCCGCCCGGAGGGCCTGGTCTCCTTCG encodes the following:
- a CDS encoding NADAR family protein, yielding MGKIDRLEGNAPIHDRDSLVRAVEAGVRVKYLHFWGHTPRADGTVGASCLSQWWVAPFTVDGVEYATAEHRMMAAKARLFGDAEAERRAVGAAHPSQAKKAGRLVRGFDEDVWARERFGIVVEGSVHKFAAHADLREFLLGTGERVLVEASPLDRVWGIGLAADAEAAGDPRRWRGPNLLGFALMAARERLADRA
- a CDS encoding DUF4190 domain-containing protein translates to MSEDTEGREGAEGADGPVTSPERGTGTGTGPGDRGAGDPPASRVSLGKRDPDPWAAPAAQADPGPRDAVPQNAAGPAAQAPAHPFAPPSQGETPVDPFRPPSHAETQVDAFAAPSSPSSPTPPGEPYNPFAPPSPGAAPAPGPWSQQPQHPHPYAHAQPPGAPYAMPPGYPAPQAGAPWAPSANPFAPPGEPVPPPPVSPDGPGQMHYGYPAAPYGYGHHAATGPAPMPYGGPGYGWPGMQPRPANGMGVAALTLGIISAVGFILWPIAIVVGILAIIFGAIGRAKATRGEATNRGQALAGLICGIGGLVLALVLMFFVIADSNSSSDSSDDGGYSAAR
- a CDS encoding adenosine deaminase, which produces MRPTDQPINQVPGEESVTDLHAFIAGLPKAELHVHHVGSASPRIVSTLAARHPDSKVPTDPEALADYFTFTDFAHFIDVYLSVVDLVRTPEDVRLLTFEVARDLARQNVRYAELTITPYSSVRRGIDEYAFMEAIEDARKAAEAEFGTVLRWCFDIPGEAGLESAEETVRLATTDTIRPEGLVSFGLGGPEIGVPRPQFKPYFDRAIAAGLHSVPHAGETTGPGTVWDALVHLGAERIGHGTTSAQDPKLLAHLAEHRIPLEVCPTSNIATRAVKTLDEHPIRQFVDAGVVVTVNSDDPPMFGTDLNSEYAVAARLLDLDERGVAALARNAVDASFLDEPGKARIAAEIETYTDTWLARA
- a CDS encoding gamma-aminobutyraldehyde dehydrogenase; this translates as MHNPGNSTRFQAQDRFAEGAQYIAGRLTKGTSGRTHAVVDPATGQDVYTYELAGTEDVDAAVAAAREAFPGWAGATPGERSDAMHRFAGVLAEHAEDLAQAESLQCGKPLKLSREFDVPGTVDNTAFFAGAARHLQGQSAGEYSGDHTSYVRREAIGVVGSIAPWNYPLQMAAWKVLPAIAAGNTIVLKPAELTPLTSLLFAQAATEAGIPDGVVNIVTGAGRDAGEHLVGHPDVAMTSFTGSTGVGKRVAEIATSTVKRLHLELGGKAPFVVFDDADLEAAVHGAVAGALINTGQDCTAATRAYVQRPLYDAFVQGVADLMEGIRVGDPFAPDTDLGPLISHAQRDRVAGFVDRARSYARVVAGGVIPQGDLEQGAYYRPTLVADAAQDSEIVQAEIFGPVLVVLPFDSDDEGIRLANDTPYGLAASAWTRDVFRANRATRDIKAGCVWVNDHIPILSEMPHGGYKASGFGKDMSAYSFEEYTQIKHVMFDNTAVARKDWHRTIFGDR